The following are encoded together in the Methanosarcina flavescens genome:
- the cfbD gene encoding Ni-sirohydrochlorin a,c-diamide reductive cyclase catalytic subunit produces MTGKEISIIHPRPSSIVAALYTLRDLNVDVAILHGPPGCSFKHARLLEEDGIHVVTTALDENGFVFGGHDRLVELINKSVELFNPRVIGVVGTCASMIIGEEMHEAVLEANPDVPVIEVEVHAGYHNNTKGVLFALESALDAGIIDHKEFERQEFLLAKATDVEKRFGAASREYLAPSRGDVKYKVAKRVIELLKEDKKGLVIMNAKKETGYMFADITLAVNEVAAVLGKKENLINMANIDPKLGLPRVRQHAEYILRDFNAHNVEVHEIIGGMDEYPVAGERVSELIQEKYSDFDFAVITGVPHAIPMEHIRGMELISITNGPRQVLPLKEMGHEYVLVEIDLHPKTLGVSEIVESEFGATLREVAKEV; encoded by the coding sequence ATGACTGGAAAAGAGATTTCAATCATCCATCCCCGCCCCAGTTCCATAGTTGCGGCTCTTTACACTCTCAGAGACTTAAATGTTGATGTCGCTATTCTGCATGGACCTCCTGGTTGCTCATTTAAACATGCAAGATTGCTCGAAGAAGACGGCATACATGTAGTTACCACTGCTCTTGATGAAAATGGCTTTGTTTTCGGAGGTCACGACCGACTTGTAGAATTGATAAACAAATCTGTGGAACTTTTTAATCCCAGGGTTATAGGGGTTGTAGGCACCTGCGCCAGCATGATTATTGGGGAAGAAATGCATGAAGCCGTGCTTGAGGCTAATCCGGATGTCCCTGTAATCGAAGTTGAGGTGCATGCAGGCTACCACAATAACACAAAAGGAGTACTCTTTGCTCTGGAATCCGCACTCGATGCCGGGATTATCGACCATAAAGAATTCGAGCGCCAGGAATTCCTCCTTGCAAAAGCTACAGACGTGGAAAAGAGGTTTGGGGCTGCAAGCAGGGAATACCTTGCCCCCTCCCGCGGGGATGTCAAATATAAGGTTGCAAAGCGTGTAATTGAACTACTCAAAGAAGATAAGAAGGGCCTGGTCATCATGAATGCTAAAAAAGAGACCGGCTACATGTTTGCGGACATCACCCTTGCGGTCAATGAGGTTGCAGCAGTTCTTGGGAAAAAAGAAAACCTTATCAATATGGCAAATATCGACCCGAAACTCGGGCTTCCCAGGGTAAGGCAGCATGCCGAATATATATTGAGAGACTTCAACGCACATAACGTTGAGGTTCATGAAATTATTGGCGGTATGGACGAGTACCCGGTTGCAGGGGAAAGGGTCAGCGAATTGATACAGGAAAAATACAGCGATTTCGATTTTGCGGTAATTACGGGCGTTCCGCACGCAATCCCTATGGAACATATAAGAGGTATGGAGCTGATTTCGATCACTAACGGACCGAGACAGGTGTTGCCCTTAAAAGAAATGGGGCACGAATATGTACTGGTTGAAATCGACCTTCACCCTAAAACACTCGGAGTCAGTGAGATCGTGGAATCAGAGTTTGGGGCTACCTTAAGGGAAGTTGCAAAGGAAGTCTGA
- the cfbE gene encoding coenzyme F430 synthase gives MGLHRRKLAVLDLTHGGIPIAKSLAAAGNEVTGIDVYGTVEPGTLLELEEKHGICCSKIPFPSAKFDLLVAPVHLDSAYPMLVEARSQGKIVLSHHQIVGEILKGDSRLSGIKTVEVTGVKAKTSTASLLADMLSRRFEVVLHTSRGLEYWKAGSSSLIHRGLSITPGSILVAVEKVFESGLMPDFFIFEISIGGTGTADFGILTTLSPDYGIANNTALASEAKLQLVRHAKPESVLLINSRAENALKAAKKSQAKVLTFKDPFIVEPPQIPDQTADFVLESECRPAPSSISKFSTSSELSGSFIRFMHRGKEIFSVSPRPGYNFLAYRTAFVAASAAALELGIGHEAITSVIEKFGGLSGRMQEKVMNGICLIDNSNSGMDILSAEKALEYALLKKKDERKGSIILVLGEEASQVCEGLPPESVQRFVKKFGIKCSQVILVGERMRIISGKNVSYAGNLHEGLLKASKFAGGEDIILSSVKCFR, from the coding sequence ATGGGCCTTCATCGGAGGAAGCTCGCCGTGCTCGACCTGACTCACGGCGGCATTCCAATTGCTAAAAGTCTCGCAGCCGCTGGAAACGAAGTAACCGGCATAGATGTTTACGGGACAGTTGAACCTGGTACTTTGCTCGAGCTTGAGGAAAAGCACGGGATATGCTGCTCAAAAATTCCTTTTCCCTCTGCCAAATTCGATCTTTTGGTCGCGCCCGTACATCTGGATTCTGCCTATCCCATGCTCGTAGAAGCCAGATCACAGGGAAAAATTGTCCTTTCGCATCACCAGATCGTCGGAGAAATCCTCAAAGGTGATTCAAGACTCTCAGGCATAAAAACGGTTGAAGTTACAGGCGTAAAAGCAAAAACAAGCACAGCATCCCTCCTTGCTGATATGCTCTCCAGGCGGTTTGAAGTAGTGCTGCATACCTCACGGGGGCTCGAATACTGGAAAGCAGGGTCTTCTTCCCTTATCCATAGAGGTCTCAGCATAACTCCCGGAAGCATTCTAGTTGCAGTTGAGAAAGTTTTTGAATCAGGTTTAATGCCGGATTTTTTTATCTTCGAAATCTCGATAGGGGGTACAGGCACTGCTGATTTTGGGATCCTTACAACCCTTTCGCCAGACTATGGGATTGCAAACAATACCGCTCTTGCAAGCGAGGCAAAACTCCAGCTCGTAAGGCACGCAAAGCCCGAAAGTGTTCTTCTAATTAACTCTAGAGCTGAAAATGCACTCAAAGCTGCAAAAAAAAGCCAGGCAAAGGTTTTAACTTTTAAAGATCCCTTCATTGTTGAGCCTCCTCAAATCCCGGATCAGACAGCCGACTTCGTGCTGGAATCCGAATGCAGACCTGCACCATCATCAATTTCAAAGTTCTCAACATCTTCCGAATTATCAGGCTCTTTCATTCGCTTTATGCACAGGGGAAAAGAAATTTTTTCAGTTTCCCCGCGTCCAGGGTATAACTTCTTGGCTTACAGGACTGCCTTTGTTGCGGCATCAGCAGCCGCCCTCGAACTTGGAATTGGACATGAGGCTATTACTTCGGTAATTGAGAAGTTCGGAGGACTTTCAGGCAGGATGCAAGAAAAGGTAATGAATGGCATTTGCCTTATAGACAATTCCAATTCAGGCATGGATATCCTCTCGGCCGAAAAAGCCCTTGAATATGCTCTCCTAAAAAAGAAGGACGAAAGAAAGGGAAGTATAATCCTTGTGTTGGGAGAAGAAGCCTCTCAGGTTTGTGAAGGACTGCCCCCCGAATCCGTGCAGCGTTTTGTAAAAAAATTCGGTATAAAATGCAGCCAGGTTATTCTAGTAGGGGAACGGATGAGAATTATAAGTGGGAAAAACGTATCTTACGCAGGGAATCTTCATGAGGGACTCTTAAAAGCCTCAAAATTTGCAGGAGGGGAAGATATAATACTCTCTTCAGTAAAATGCTTTCGCTAA
- the cfbA gene encoding sirohydrochlorin nickelochelatase, translating to MTERIGILAIGHGSKLPYNKEVVTQIADYIAQKHTNVVVRTGFMENSEPTLEEAIEGFSGTGVTKVAAVPVFLASGVHITKDIPEILSLDENGCGTLEIDGKTIPLCYAKPLGADELIADLVFKRAQEAL from the coding sequence ATGACAGAAAGAATTGGAATTCTGGCCATAGGCCACGGGAGCAAGCTGCCTTACAACAAGGAAGTAGTCACTCAGATCGCAGATTACATTGCACAGAAGCACACTAATGTCGTTGTACGAACCGGCTTTATGGAGAATAGTGAACCAACACTTGAGGAAGCAATTGAAGGCTTTTCAGGTACCGGGGTTACAAAAGTTGCAGCAGTACCGGTTTTCCTGGCTTCGGGAGTTCATATAACAAAAGATATCCCTGAAATCCTGAGCCTGGATGAAAATGGCTGCGGTACCCTGGAAATCGACGGAAAGACAATTCCTCTGTGTTATGCAAAGCCTCTCGGGGCTGATGAGCTTATTGCTGACCTTGTGTTCAAAAGGGCTCAGGAAGCCCTTTAA